A window from Streptomyces sp. NBC_00335 encodes these proteins:
- a CDS encoding GlsB/YeaQ/YmgE family stress response membrane protein yields the protein MGILAWILIGLLAGLIAKALMPGRDPGGIIITMLIGIAGGLLGGWLGKVIFGVDSIDGFFDLSTWIAAIVGSMLLLAVYRLVTGNRRRA from the coding sequence ATGGGCATTCTGGCCTGGATTCTCATAGGGCTGCTCGCGGGCCTCATCGCCAAGGCGCTCATGCCGGGCAGGGACCCGGGCGGCATCATCATCACCATGCTGATCGGGATCGCGGGCGGCCTGCTCGGCGGGTGGCTCGGCAAGGTCATCTTCGGTGTCGACTCCATAGACGGCTTCTTCGACCTCTCCACCTGGATCGCTGCCATCGTCGGCTCCATGCTCCTCCTCGCCGTCTACCGACTGGTCACTGGCAACAGGCGCCGCGCCTGA
- a CDS encoding DNA topoisomerase IB, producing MRLRTSRPDRPGCTRRRAGSGFRYVDSEGRRITDDAERSRMKALVIPPAWQDVWICPWGNGHIQAMGTDAAGRRQYLYHERFRELREASKHDHVVEVSARLPFLRKAVEEDLSGRGLVRDRVLACVARLLDLGFFRIGGASYRRDHEAYGLTTLLREHARCARGRVRFDFPGKSAQQQIRSIEDPASFAVVRALLRRDDRPQLFVYRQAGAWRDVRAEDVNEYLRDRAGADLTAKDFRTWHATVLAAVALAVSEDMAGAPPARRRSAEARAVREVSHYLGNTPAVCRASYINPRVVELFENGVTIRPALDALGASAAEGDLATHGAVEDAVRRLLAEGHP from the coding sequence GTGAGGCTGCGGACGAGTCGCCCCGACCGGCCCGGATGTACGCGGCGACGCGCCGGGAGCGGGTTCCGGTACGTCGATTCCGAAGGGCGTCGTATCACGGATGACGCGGAGCGGTCCCGCATGAAGGCGCTGGTCATCCCGCCGGCTTGGCAGGACGTCTGGATCTGCCCCTGGGGGAACGGGCACATCCAGGCGATGGGGACGGACGCCGCCGGGCGGCGCCAGTACCTCTATCACGAACGGTTCCGCGAGCTGCGTGAAGCGTCCAAGCACGATCACGTCGTGGAGGTGTCCGCGCGTCTGCCGTTCCTGAGGAAGGCCGTAGAGGAGGACCTGTCCGGGCGGGGACTGGTACGGGACCGCGTGCTCGCCTGTGTGGCGCGGCTGCTGGACCTCGGCTTCTTCCGGATCGGGGGCGCCTCCTACCGGCGCGACCACGAGGCGTACGGCCTGACCACCCTGCTCCGGGAGCACGCGCGGTGTGCCCGGGGGCGGGTCCGCTTCGACTTCCCGGGCAAGTCCGCGCAGCAGCAGATCCGGTCGATCGAGGACCCGGCTTCCTTCGCGGTGGTCCGGGCGCTGCTGCGGCGGGACGACCGTCCGCAGCTCTTCGTCTACCGGCAGGCGGGCGCCTGGCGCGACGTACGCGCCGAGGACGTGAACGAGTATCTGCGGGACCGGGCCGGCGCCGATCTCACCGCGAAGGACTTCCGCACGTGGCACGCGACGGTTCTCGCCGCCGTGGCCCTCGCCGTGTCCGAGGACATGGCCGGAGCACCTCCTGCCCGCCGACGGAGCGCGGAGGCGCGGGCCGTGCGTGAAGTGAGCCATTACCTGGGCAACACGCCGGCAGTCTGCCGTGCGTCCTACATCAACCCGCGCGTGGTGGAGCTGTTCGAGAACGGCGTGACGATCCGACCCGCGCTCGATGCGCTCGGCGCGAGCGCCGCGGAGGGGGACCTTGCGACTCACGGCGCCGTGGAGGACGCAGTGCGTCGGCTTCTCGCTGAGGGCCATCCATGA
- a CDS encoding STAS domain-containing protein gives MIRAGDAFQPGVVGDSYAAGAGWVVAARGELDQDTLAPLEEALASAADRYPLVVLDAGGITFGDSSFLNLLLRLHHLTALRIAAPGEQLRRLFAVTGADTVLSVHPSVEDAFGA, from the coding sequence ATGATCAGAGCAGGGGACGCGTTCCAGCCAGGTGTGGTCGGCGACAGCTACGCGGCAGGGGCCGGGTGGGTGGTGGCGGCCCGCGGAGAGCTGGACCAGGACACCCTGGCTCCGCTGGAGGAGGCTCTCGCCTCCGCTGCGGACCGGTACCCACTGGTGGTTCTGGACGCCGGTGGCATCACCTTCGGGGACTCCTCCTTCCTGAACCTGCTCCTGCGGCTGCACCATCTGACGGCCCTGCGCATCGCGGCCCCCGGCGAGCAGTTGCGCCGGCTCTTCGCCGTGACCGGTGCCGATACGGTCCTTTCTGTACACCCGAGCGTCGAGGACGCCTTCGGGGCCTGA
- a CDS encoding SigB/SigF/SigG family RNA polymerase sigma factor, whose amino-acid sequence MDRIEVENAREMAPTDARELSRHFFARLRTLEEGTREYQYTRNTLIEMNLSLVQFAARRFRARVLGGGLDMDDIIQVGTIGLIKAIDRYDLEREVEFSTLALPYIIGEIKRYFRDTTWAVHVPRRLQELRTELAKAQEALSDVLGRAPTVKELALHLELSEDEVIDGLVAANGYTSSSLDAAVDGDEASSAGRSARPAAERHGAVDPGMELFEEFHTLAPLLGQLEERDRLILRMRFGQEQTQAEIGAELGISQMQVSRILSRTLARLRTGMLME is encoded by the coding sequence ATGGACCGCATCGAGGTCGAGAACGCCCGCGAGATGGCGCCGACCGACGCCCGTGAGCTGTCGCGGCACTTCTTCGCGAGGCTGCGCACCCTGGAGGAGGGCACGCGCGAGTACCAGTACACGCGCAACACCCTGATCGAGATGAACCTCTCGCTCGTACAGTTCGCGGCGCGGCGCTTCCGTGCCCGCGTGCTCGGCGGGGGCCTCGACATGGACGACATCATCCAGGTGGGAACGATCGGCCTGATCAAGGCCATCGACCGCTACGACCTCGAGCGGGAGGTCGAGTTCTCCACGCTCGCCCTCCCCTACATCATCGGTGAGATCAAGCGCTATTTCCGCGACACCACCTGGGCCGTGCACGTACCGCGCCGGCTGCAGGAGCTGCGTACGGAACTGGCCAAGGCCCAGGAGGCCCTGAGCGATGTCCTGGGCAGGGCGCCGACGGTCAAGGAGCTCGCCCTCCACCTCGAATTGTCCGAAGACGAGGTCATAGACGGGCTGGTGGCCGCCAACGGCTACACGAGCAGCTCCCTCGACGCCGCCGTCGACGGCGACGAGGCGTCCTCGGCGGGCCGGAGCGCACGCCCTGCGGCGGAACGCCACGGAGCCGTCGATCCCGGCATGGAGCTGTTCGAGGAGTTCCACACCCTCGCGCCCCTGCTGGGACAGTTGGAGGAACGCGACCGGCTCATCCTGCGGATGCGATTCGGCCAGGAGCAGACCCAGGCCGAGATCGGCGCCGAGCTGGGCATCTCCCAGATGCAGGTGTCACGCATTCTGTCGCGCACGCTGGCCCGGCTGCGCACCGGCATGCTCATGGAGTAG
- a CDS encoding STAS domain-containing protein, with protein MPGPVVHLDLSAVVLLDTAAVAALVGAAAALSGQGRRLLLHDPPYSLRKVAEMFPDECAALEVAA; from the coding sequence ATGCCCGGCCCCGTCGTCCACCTCGACCTCTCCGCCGTAGTCCTCCTGGACACGGCCGCGGTCGCCGCCCTCGTAGGGGCGGCGGCCGCCCTCAGCGGGCAGGGCCGGCGCCTGTTGCTCCACGACCCGCCCTACTCGCTCCGCAAGGTCGCGGAGATGTTCCCGGACGAATGCGCCGCGCTGGAGGTCGCAGCATGA
- a CDS encoding ATP-binding protein produces MAKGRDFTREALRDWGWDGTETAEDTLLLVSELLTNASLHAEGCHELVLTAGETLRIEVYDGSTTLPSRHPAPQRGIPGGHGLHIVERLSDRWGSHAHEGGKAVWAEIEASRLKSGRPTGR; encoded by the coding sequence GTGGCCAAGGGCCGCGACTTCACACGCGAGGCCCTGCGGGACTGGGGCTGGGACGGGACCGAGACCGCCGAGGACACCCTGCTCCTCGTATCCGAGCTGCTGACCAACGCCTCCCTCCACGCGGAAGGCTGTCACGAGCTCGTACTCACGGCCGGGGAGACCCTGCGCATCGAGGTCTACGACGGCTCGACCACACTTCCCAGCCGCCACCCGGCCCCGCAGCGCGGCATCCCGGGCGGGCACGGCCTGCACATCGTGGAGCGCCTGTCCGACCGCTGGGGCTCGCACGCCCACGAGGGCGGCAAGGCCGTATGGGCGGAGATCGAGGCGTCCCGGCTGAAGTCCGGCAGGCCCACCGGTCGATGA
- a CDS encoding restriction endonuclease: MTLPGEGRRKAGGGSAPFGRDVVLAVGLVGICVGGLAVFLKTAAGAGAEVWVVPVAAAVVLAVGVALAKWSVSPVRRRSTTPGAPGPAAHGDPYPIEATAVRDVPAAGEVPDVGSSALDHAAADADGFEHTIAALCARDGCTPVEVVGGAGDLGADVIATTPDGLRVVVQCKHYADTHRVGSQDLQRFGGTCFAVHGADVAIVVTTSSYTAPALEYAAACGIVCVDGEALAAWTDSAAAPPWEADSRDAAARVSTA; this comes from the coding sequence ATGACGTTGCCGGGGGAAGGCAGAAGGAAGGCCGGGGGCGGTTCCGCGCCGTTCGGGCGCGATGTGGTGCTGGCCGTGGGGCTCGTGGGGATCTGTGTCGGCGGTCTGGCCGTCTTCCTCAAGACCGCAGCGGGGGCCGGGGCGGAGGTGTGGGTCGTACCCGTCGCCGCCGCGGTGGTCCTCGCGGTTGGGGTGGCGCTGGCCAAGTGGAGCGTCTCGCCCGTCCGCCGGCGTTCCACCACCCCTGGGGCTCCCGGCCCGGCCGCGCACGGGGATCCGTACCCGATCGAGGCGACGGCGGTACGGGACGTGCCCGCCGCCGGAGAGGTGCCCGACGTCGGTTCCAGTGCGCTGGACCACGCCGCGGCCGACGCCGACGGCTTCGAGCACACGATAGCCGCGCTGTGTGCGCGTGACGGCTGCACGCCTGTGGAAGTGGTGGGCGGTGCGGGCGACTTGGGGGCCGACGTCATCGCCACGACCCCGGACGGACTGCGTGTCGTCGTTCAGTGCAAGCACTACGCCGACACCCATCGCGTCGGCTCGCAGGACCTGCAGCGCTTCGGCGGCACCTGCTTCGCCGTTCACGGCGCCGACGTGGCGATCGTCGTCACCACGAGCTCCTACACCGCCCCCGCCCTTGAGTACGCCGCCGCTTGCGGCATCGTCTGCGTCGACGGCGAAGCCCTGGCCGCCTGGACCGACTCGGCCGCAGCCCCGCCCTGGGAAGCGGACAGCCGCGATGCCGCCGCGCGCGTGTCCACCGCCTGA
- a CDS encoding CsbD family protein — MSKDEKSRARTEQAKGKLKETAGRLVGNKRLTTEGRAEQAKGDARQAKEKIKDVFKH; from the coding sequence GTGTCGAAGGACGAGAAGAGCCGGGCCAGGACCGAGCAGGCCAAGGGCAAACTCAAGGAGACGGCCGGCCGCCTGGTGGGCAACAAGCGACTGACGACCGAGGGCCGTGCGGAGCAAGCAAAGGGCGACGCCCGCCAGGCCAAGGAAAAGATCAAGGACGTCTTCAAGCACTGA
- a CDS encoding carboxylate-amine ligase — MITLGVEEEYLLLDPDTAVPTPLVEEVRRRAGLGALTEQGEVQDELLQAQIEVATPVCWNLEEVGGHLLRLRHALASAAEASGCRVAATGAAPVRGALPVPVTRTPRYLKMEGEARQLVDEHLICGMHVHVGIPDAETGVAVLNRIRVWLPTLLAMSANSPLWDGRDTGFASWRTIVFSRWPVSGLPPHFDGIADYERRLQALVASGVIADRGQVYWQARLSDRYPTVEVRCLDVQLRPDDAVMLAGIVRALVATAIAEEKAGTPPATAADAELLQASSWHAARYGLNGTLLGPDGRPGSSGDVLCSLIRHISPALEEAGDLREVSALAHRLLQEGTPADRQRRAVSDGGLPALIGLITSAGQSD, encoded by the coding sequence GTGATCACCCTCGGAGTCGAAGAAGAGTATCTGCTGCTGGACCCGGACACCGCCGTCCCGACTCCGCTGGTCGAGGAGGTGCGCCGTAGGGCTGGCCTCGGCGCCCTCACGGAACAGGGCGAAGTCCAGGACGAGCTGCTCCAGGCGCAGATCGAGGTGGCCACTCCCGTCTGCTGGAACCTCGAGGAAGTCGGAGGGCACCTGCTTCGGCTGCGCCATGCGCTGGCGTCAGCTGCAGAGGCCAGCGGCTGCCGGGTTGCGGCGACCGGTGCGGCGCCGGTGCGAGGGGCGCTGCCGGTGCCCGTCACACGGACACCCCGGTACTTGAAGATGGAGGGGGAGGCGCGCCAACTGGTGGACGAGCACCTCATCTGCGGGATGCACGTCCATGTGGGGATTCCCGATGCCGAGACGGGCGTGGCCGTACTGAACCGCATCCGGGTGTGGCTGCCGACGCTGCTGGCCATGTCGGCGAACTCGCCCCTGTGGGACGGGCGCGACACTGGATTTGCCAGCTGGCGGACCATCGTCTTCAGCCGCTGGCCGGTCAGCGGCCTGCCTCCGCACTTCGACGGGATCGCCGACTACGAGCGAAGGCTGCAGGCACTGGTGGCCTCCGGAGTGATCGCCGACCGAGGACAGGTCTACTGGCAGGCAAGGCTGTCCGACCGCTACCCGACCGTAGAGGTGCGCTGCCTGGACGTACAACTGAGGCCGGACGACGCCGTGATGCTCGCCGGCATCGTCCGCGCCCTGGTCGCCACGGCGATCGCCGAGGAGAAGGCGGGCACCCCGCCGGCCACTGCGGCGGACGCGGAACTTCTCCAAGCTTCGAGCTGGCACGCCGCCCGATACGGATTGAACGGCACCCTCCTAGGGCCGGACGGCCGCCCCGGAAGCAGCGGCGACGTCCTGTGCTCTCTCATCCGCCACATCTCACCGGCCCTGGAAGAGGCCGGTGACCTCCGGGAGGTCAGCGCCCTCGCGCACCGGCTGCTCCAGGAAGGCACCCCGGCAGACCGTCAGCGCCGCGCAGTGTCCGACGGCGGGCTGCCGGCGCTGATAGGACTGATCACCAGCGCTGGGCAGTCCGACTGA
- a CDS encoding DUF4235 domain-containing protein gives MKASKVAYKPVGLVLGAASGMLAGMAFRQAWKVIEGEGDAPDATDEDRSWKEILIAAALQGAIFAVVKAAVDRSGALATRRVTGTWPG, from the coding sequence GTGAAGGCGTCCAAGGTCGCGTACAAGCCGGTCGGGCTGGTGCTGGGGGCGGCGAGCGGCATGCTCGCAGGGATGGCGTTCAGGCAGGCCTGGAAGGTGATCGAAGGGGAGGGGGATGCCCCAGATGCCACAGATGAGGACCGCTCCTGGAAGGAGATCCTGATTGCCGCCGCCCTCCAAGGCGCGATCTTCGCCGTCGTCAAGGCGGCCGTCGACCGGTCCGGGGCCCTCGCGACCCGGCGGGTCACGGGCACCTGGCCGGGGTAG
- a CDS encoding PRC-barrel domain-containing protein — protein sequence MTEHVWSYKSTSGHLAGTDLTGFKVEAVDGDIGKVDKHSDEVGDAHLVVDTGVWIFGKEVLLPASTVLRVDPEDKKVYVDRTKEQIKSAPEFHRDKHLGDAGYHEELGTYYGTGAPFGGRPA from the coding sequence GTGACTGAGCATGTGTGGAGTTACAAGTCCACCTCGGGCCATCTGGCCGGGACCGATCTGACCGGTTTCAAGGTCGAGGCGGTCGACGGTGACATCGGCAAGGTGGACAAGCACTCCGACGAGGTCGGTGACGCCCATCTGGTCGTGGACACCGGGGTCTGGATCTTCGGCAAGGAGGTCCTGCTGCCGGCGAGCACGGTCCTCCGGGTCGACCCGGAGGACAAGAAGGTCTACGTGGACCGGACCAAGGAGCAGATCAAGAGCGCTCCCGAGTTCCACCGGGACAAGCACCTCGGGGACGCGGGATACCACGAGGAGCTGGGCACGTACTACGGCACCGGCGCCCCCTTCGGCGGTCGGCCCGCCTGA
- a CDS encoding STAS domain-containing protein, with product MVTVDVQHCGSSVLVRVTGALDGAADEKLQQALDGVTAYQRDLLVDLHGVAVMDGDGLLHLLDLHRRAECLGLRVLVTGWQSQPQQCMAEVVGIPGPGSATGERYALAGFRRLIEDRAQRARDRADSAAGWPPLA from the coding sequence TTGGTCACTGTCGACGTTCAGCACTGCGGCAGCTCGGTCCTGGTCAGAGTCACCGGCGCACTCGACGGGGCCGCGGACGAGAAGCTCCAACAAGCGCTGGACGGTGTCACTGCTTACCAGCGGGACCTTCTGGTGGACCTGCACGGGGTCGCGGTCATGGACGGTGATGGCCTGCTGCACCTCTTGGACCTGCACCGGCGCGCGGAGTGCCTGGGCTTGCGGGTGCTGGTCACCGGCTGGCAGTCGCAGCCCCAGCAGTGCATGGCCGAGGTGGTCGGCATCCCCGGGCCCGGCTCGGCGACCGGAGAGCGGTACGCGCTGGCGGGGTTCCGCCGCCTCATCGAGGACCGGGCGCAGCGCGCCCGGGACCGTGCGGATTCCGCTGCCGGGTGGCCGCCGCTCGCCTAG
- a CDS encoding catalase has product MVQKKATKATAKKAAPAKPKKQAGSPGVSGRTAPRPHEPLPAKPDQDGPDTLSPTGQPTGAPQAAVAQGGAYLTTAQGARLYESDHSLKAGARGPVLLQDHHLREKITHFDHERIPERVVHARGAAAHGIFQGYGTAGKVTKAAFLAKGAETPVFVRFSTVLGSRGSADTVRDTRGFATKFYTGEGTFDLVGNNIPVFFIQDAVKFPDVIHAGKPHPDREIPQAQSAHDTFWDFVSLHTEATHHTIWNMSDRAIPRSLRMMEGFGVHTFRLVNAKGATTLVKFHWKPKLGVHSLVWEEAQITNGMDPDFHRRDLADAIEAGAFPQWELGIQTFPDTADQTFEGIDLLDPTKIVPEELAPVRPIGLMTLNANPTNYFAETEQVAFHPGHLVPGIDVTDDPLLAGRLFSYLDTQISRLGGPNFGQLPINRPHAPVNDMLRDGMHQTAVHAGAAPYRPNSLDGGCPFLAGADTGAFIEVPVALPAAAKVREAPASFADHFSQPRLFWLSMTPVEREHIIAAYTFELTKCHEQAVKERALSVLANIDPQLCEEVATGLGLPAPAPTQPLTEPAPSPALSQVGGTWPLDGRVVGIVADAGSDLKGVRTVRDAVLKAGMVPLVIAPTGGTLGTGKSPVTVQRTFAATRSIEFDALLLSGTPAAAADARGARDSKAGAPYSNGPDPRVLLLLAEAYRHGKAIGGWNDSSRILNAAGIREGDPGITFAGSPTAAFKGIAQGLTEHRAWDRFPTSV; this is encoded by the coding sequence ATGGTGCAGAAGAAGGCGACCAAAGCCACGGCCAAGAAGGCCGCGCCTGCCAAGCCGAAGAAGCAGGCCGGCTCCCCCGGCGTGTCTGGCCGAACCGCCCCGCGACCGCACGAGCCATTGCCTGCGAAACCGGACCAGGACGGCCCGGACACCCTCAGCCCCACGGGACAGCCCACCGGCGCGCCCCAGGCCGCGGTGGCGCAGGGCGGTGCGTACCTGACGACCGCGCAGGGGGCCCGGCTGTACGAGAGCGATCATTCGTTGAAGGCGGGTGCGCGGGGGCCGGTGCTGCTGCAGGACCACCACCTGCGGGAGAAGATCACGCACTTCGACCACGAGCGGATTCCCGAGCGGGTCGTCCACGCGCGTGGTGCCGCCGCCCACGGGATCTTCCAGGGCTACGGCACCGCGGGGAAGGTCACCAAGGCGGCATTTTTGGCGAAGGGCGCCGAGACGCCGGTCTTCGTACGGTTCTCCACGGTCCTCGGATCGCGCGGCTCGGCGGACACGGTGCGTGACACGCGCGGGTTCGCCACGAAGTTCTACACCGGTGAGGGCACCTTCGACCTGGTGGGCAACAACATTCCGGTGTTCTTCATCCAGGACGCCGTCAAGTTCCCCGACGTCATCCACGCCGGCAAACCGCACCCCGACCGGGAGATCCCGCAGGCGCAGAGCGCGCACGACACGTTCTGGGACTTCGTGTCCCTGCACACCGAGGCCACCCACCACACCATCTGGAACATGTCCGACCGGGCGATCCCCCGCTCGCTGCGGATGATGGAGGGCTTCGGCGTCCACACCTTCCGCCTCGTCAACGCCAAGGGCGCCACGACGCTGGTGAAGTTCCACTGGAAGCCGAAGCTCGGCGTGCACTCCCTGGTCTGGGAGGAGGCGCAGATCACCAACGGCATGGACCCGGACTTCCACCGCCGTGACCTGGCCGACGCGATCGAGGCGGGCGCGTTCCCCCAGTGGGAACTGGGCATCCAGACCTTCCCCGACACCGCGGACCAGACCTTCGAGGGCATCGACCTGCTCGACCCCACGAAGATCGTTCCGGAGGAACTGGCCCCGGTCCGCCCCATCGGGCTGATGACGCTGAACGCCAACCCGACGAACTACTTCGCGGAGACCGAGCAGGTCGCCTTCCACCCCGGCCACCTGGTCCCGGGCATCGATGTCACCGACGACCCGCTGCTCGCAGGCAGGCTCTTCTCGTACCTCGATACGCAGATCAGCAGGCTCGGCGGCCCCAACTTCGGCCAGCTCCCCATCAACCGCCCGCACGCCCCCGTCAACGACATGCTCCGCGACGGCATGCACCAGACCGCCGTCCACGCCGGGGCCGCGCCGTACCGGCCCAACAGCCTCGACGGAGGCTGCCCCTTCCTCGCCGGTGCCGATACGGGCGCCTTCATCGAGGTACCCGTCGCCCTGCCCGCGGCAGCGAAGGTCCGCGAGGCTCCCGCCTCGTTCGCCGACCACTTCTCCCAGCCGCGCCTCTTCTGGCTGAGCATGACGCCGGTCGAGCGCGAGCACATCATCGCCGCGTATACCTTCGAGCTCACCAAGTGCCACGAGCAGGCCGTCAAGGAACGCGCACTGTCCGTCCTGGCGAACATCGACCCGCAGCTGTGCGAGGAGGTGGCCACCGGGCTCGGACTTCCCGCGCCGGCCCCAACCCAGCCCCTCACCGAACCGGCACCGAGCCCGGCGCTGTCCCAAGTCGGCGGCACCTGGCCGCTCGACGGACGGGTCGTCGGCATCGTCGCCGACGCCGGTTCCGATCTGAAGGGCGTCCGTACCGTGCGGGACGCCGTCCTGAAGGCCGGAATGGTCCCGCTCGTGATCGCCCCCACCGGGGGCACGCTCGGAACCGGGAAGAGCCCGGTCACGGTCCAGCGGACGTTCGCCGCCACGCGTTCCATCGAGTTCGACGCCCTCCTCCTCTCCGGCACGCCCGCGGCCGCGGCCGACGCCCGCGGCGCCCGCGACTCCAAGGCCGGAGCCCCGTACTCGAACGGCCCCGACCCCCGAGTCCTCCTGCTGCTCGCGGAGGCCTACCGCCACGGCAAGGCCATCGGCGGCTGGAACGACTCGTCCCGCATCCTGAACGCGGCCGGCATCCGGGAGGGTGACCCCGGCATCACGTTCGCCGGCAGCCCCACCGCCGCCTTCAAGGGCATCGCCCAGGGGCTGACGGAACACCGCGCCTGGGACAGGTTCCCCACCTCGGTCTGA
- a CDS encoding ATP-binding protein encodes MKREVMSDAPRRTAGLRCEDARSIARDVLVASGVGDHLVNDVLLVVSELVSNADRHAGGVSDFRVVPLAGCVAVAVSDRSSLFPRTPGTPLDVPGGFGWLLVNRIADHTEIRPYGDGKTITAFIPLTATP; translated from the coding sequence ATGAAGCGAGAGGTGATGTCGGATGCGCCACGTCGCACGGCCGGTCTGAGATGTGAGGACGCCCGGTCGATCGCCCGCGATGTCCTGGTGGCGAGCGGTGTGGGGGACCACCTGGTGAACGACGTGCTGCTGGTCGTTTCCGAGCTGGTCTCCAACGCGGACCGCCACGCCGGCGGCGTCAGCGACTTCCGCGTCGTGCCTCTCGCGGGATGTGTGGCGGTCGCAGTGTCGGACAGATCTTCGCTGTTCCCTCGCACGCCGGGAACACCCCTTGATGTACCGGGTGGGTTCGGCTGGTTGCTGGTCAACCGGATCGCCGACCATACGGAGATCCGGCCGTATGGCGACGGCAAGACGATCACAGCGTTCATCCCGCTCACCGCTACCCCCTGA
- a CDS encoding PRC-barrel domain-containing protein codes for MTENFWGYRETAGRLGGSDLTGYKVEASDGSIGKVDKHSDEVGSSYIVVDTGPWIFGKEVLLPAGTISRIDANDEKIYVDRTKEQIKNAPEFDKDKHLGDADYQRQVGGYYDGPHRL; via the coding sequence ATGACTGAGAATTTCTGGGGTTACCGCGAGACTGCCGGCCGTCTGGGTGGGTCGGATCTGACGGGGTACAAGGTCGAGGCGAGCGACGGTTCCATCGGCAAGGTCGACAAGCACTCGGATGAAGTCGGGTCCTCGTACATCGTGGTCGACACCGGTCCGTGGATCTTCGGCAAGGAAGTCCTGCTGCCGGCGGGCACGATCAGCCGGATCGACGCGAACGACGAGAAGATCTATGTCGACCGGACGAAGGAGCAGATCAAGAACGCTCCGGAGTTCGACAAGGACAAGCACCTCGGTGATGCCGACTACCAGCGCCAGGTCGGCGGCTACTACGACGGACCGCACCGTCTGTAG
- a CDS encoding MEDS domain-containing protein gives MISQGSRERPVQSLGHGDHVCLAFADDSEQRRVVTAYVSDGLKRGERVLYFADRQKPASVLDWLRSTQTDPDAALSSGQLQVIAASDRYLVSGRFDAMAMAATLRQEMASAAASGFKGFRVVGEMSWVLREIAGADELAAYESMVNSVFEGQPASAVCQYDARLFHPAQLQTYDHCHPGTVELSPLYEDRLLRIVPTFEEGERTMRVIGTVDDRTTDALTAVLDATLDWAGDVRVDMSALEFIDLAGLRALAHTAERYEPGRRLRVVELAPLLCQVIAVAGFDQQVALVVTSPGASA, from the coding sequence ATGATCTCGCAGGGCAGCAGGGAGCGGCCGGTCCAGAGCCTTGGCCATGGGGATCACGTATGTCTGGCGTTCGCCGACGATTCCGAGCAGCGCCGGGTGGTCACCGCCTACGTGTCCGATGGGTTGAAGCGCGGTGAGCGAGTACTGTATTTCGCCGACCGCCAGAAGCCTGCCTCGGTGCTCGACTGGCTTCGGTCGACGCAGACGGATCCGGACGCCGCGTTGTCCAGCGGACAGCTACAGGTGATCGCTGCCAGCGACCGCTACCTGGTTTCGGGACGTTTCGACGCCATGGCGATGGCGGCCACCCTGCGGCAGGAGATGGCAAGCGCTGCGGCCTCTGGCTTCAAGGGATTCCGGGTCGTCGGTGAAATGAGCTGGGTCCTACGTGAGATCGCCGGCGCGGACGAGCTCGCCGCGTACGAGAGCATGGTCAATTCGGTCTTCGAGGGACAGCCTGCTTCGGCCGTCTGCCAGTACGATGCCCGCCTCTTTCACCCCGCTCAACTGCAGACCTACGACCACTGCCACCCGGGCACCGTGGAACTCTCCCCGCTCTACGAAGACAGACTGTTGCGGATCGTTCCCACCTTCGAGGAAGGGGAACGCACGATGCGTGTGATCGGCACCGTGGACGACCGCACCACCGACGCCCTGACTGCGGTTCTGGACGCCACCCTCGACTGGGCCGGGGACGTGCGGGTGGACATGAGTGCGCTCGAGTTCATCGACCTGGCCGGTCTGCGCGCTCTGGCGCACACCGCCGAGCGATACGAGCCGGGCCGCCGCCTGCGGGTGGTGGAACTTGCTCCGCTGCTGTGCCAGGTCATAGCCGTGGCCGGGTTCGACCAACAAGTCGCCCTGGTCGTCACCTCCCCGGGAGCCTCGGCATGA